The genome window ATTTTCCTTGGTTAGATGATGAAGTCAAATTTATATTAAACAAGTGTGTTGGATTGAATGGTCTACAAAAAGTATTAAATATTTTAAATTCGGAATTAATCAAAGAAGGATATGTAACAAGCAGAGTTTCAATATCAGAGCAAAATATAAGTTTAGGAAAAATCAAATTTTTAGTTCATGTTGGAAAAATATCAGAAATTAAAATGATTAAAAAGCATAACTTAGAAAAAATTGAAGATGAAAATTGGGGAACTTGGAAAAATGCTTTTCCTATAAAAGTAGGTGATGTTTTAAACATTAGAAATTTAGAGCAAGGTATTGAACAAATGCGTAAATTACCTAGCCAGAAAATAACTACTCAAATAGAACCAGGAAATGAAATTAATACAAGTATAGTATATATTTTAAGAGAAGAAATTACAATTCTAAGTAGAATAAGATTAGGAGTTACCTTAGATAACTCTGGTACTAAAGCTATGGGAAAATCTCAAATAGCTTCTTTTTTAGCATTTGATAATCTTTTAGGAATAAATGATATATTTAGTCTAAGTGCTATAAGTAATGCAGAAAATATTTATGAAGAAAATCATTCACAAAGTTTTACAGGCAACTATTTATTTCCATTTAAATTTAGCAATTTTTCGATAAGTAATACATATAGTAGGTATGCCCAAACTATAACTTTAACAACGGCAAAAATTTTAGCAAAAGGATATAGTAACAAAACTGATTTTAAATGGGATTATAACGTTTTAAGAGGTGCTTCCTACAAATTAGGAGTATATTTTAATGTTTCTTACAAAGTTGCTAAGAGTTATATTGGTGATGTTGAAATAATAAAACAAAGTAGAAGAATAACAAATTCAGAAGTAGGTTTTACCTATAAAAAACTAATAGGTAGAGCCAGTATAGATTATAGCTTAAGTTACAGAGAAGGGACAAGTTGGTTTAATGCACAACCAGATGAAATGCAATACAACAATGATGGGATGACAATTAGACCAAAAATTTGGTTATCATCACTAAGCTATCAGCAGCTTGTTTTACCTTGGGATTATCCAATTCAATTTTCATCTGTAACAAGGTTTCAATACACGCAAAATAAAACAGGTACAGCGGATCAATTTGCAATTGGAAATCGTTATTCAGTTAGAGGTTTTGATGGTGAAAATTCGTTAATAGCTGAAAGTGGTTATTCAATTAAAAATGATATTTATTTTCCTTTAAAATTTTTGCCAGAATTTATGTCTTCAATTGCTTATTTTGGCGCTGATTTTGGTCAAGTTTGGGGAAAAAGTGACATATATTTACCTGGAAAAATTCTTTCAGGTACTGTAATGGGTATTCAAGGAAAGATTACTAAATTTCATTATGACGTTGCACTAGCTGCACCAATATATAAACCAGAAAAATTTAAATCGTCTATTTGGAATTTATATTTAACATTATCAAGCAATTTTTAAAATAAATAATTTATAACAAAAGGAATTTGTTATGTGTAAGAAAAACTTAAAGAAATTAAAAAATTTAAATAACAATAATTTTAATAAAATTAATTTTGGTATTCAATGTAAAAAATGTCATACAAGTATTCCACTGTTCAATTTAAAGCGTATTTTTTCATCAGTTTTAGTTGCTGCTTATTATGCATGCCATTCTTCAATTGTATATGCGCAAATAGAAGCTTTTCAAAATGCTCCTTCTGGGCATAAACCAATAATGGATGCAGCGCATAATGGAGTCCCTGTTGTTCATATCGCTCCACCAAATAATGCTGGGGTTTCGCACAATCAATTTGAAAATTTTAATGTCAATGGTAACGGGGCAATTTTAAATAATAGTAATCAGGATGTTCAAACACAGCTTGCAGGTTGGATCGCAGCAAATCCTCAATTTGGGCAAAATTCAGCTAGTGTCATTGTGAATGAGGTGATGTCTACAAATCCATCATATTTAAGTGGTGCAATTGAAGTAGCTGGAAAATTTGCTGATGTTATTATTGCTAATCCAAATGGGATAACTTGTGACGGTTGTGGATTTATAAATACAGGTAGGGCGAGTTTAGTTGTAGGAAGACCCGAGTTTAGTCATGATGGGTTGGTTGATTCTTTTCAAAACTTAAATGGACAACTTATTATTGGCGGAAAAGGCCTCAATGTAACTAATATTCTTCAATTAGATTTAATAGCAAAATCTATGACAGTTAGTGGTGAAGTTTGGGCAAATAAATTAAATGCAGTTCTTAGTTCAAGTAAAGTAAATTATAAAAATTTAAATGCAAATAAGAATGAAAATAGTACTGGCAGAGCAAATGGTTTTGCACTTGATATAAAAGCAATGGGTGGTATGCACGCCAAACAATTATTTATTGTAGCGACTGATAAAGGCTTAGGAGTTAATAGTCAAGGGCGTCTATCATCTTTAGAAAGTGATTTGGTTTTAAATGCAAATGGTGATATAAAATTAAAAGATATTTTTGCCAAAAATAATTTGGAAATTAGTGGATCTGAAAACATATTTTTAACTGGTAAGGTAATTTCAGAAAATTCAGTTAAATTAAAATCTGAAAGAGATATTGAAAATTTAGGAGTTGTTTCGTCAAATGGAATATTAAATATTAATTCATTAAATTTAAATAATAAAGGTGAATTAATTCAAAATAGTAACAATAGCATTATATTAGAAATTAAAAATAAGTCTGAAAACTCTGGAATAATTTCTGGTAAAGGTGAAATAAAAATTACGGCAGAGAAAATAGAAGATAAAAATGGGAAATATGAATCTTTATCAACAATTAATTTAGCTTCCAAAGATTTTAAAACCGATGGTATGAGTTTGGTTTCACAGAATATTGAAGTAAAATCAGATTCTATAGAAATTATCAAAACTAATATAGCTACATCAGATTCTGTAAATGTAATTTCAGATAATTTGATATTAGGTAATAATTCAAAAATAATTGCAGGAAATAAAGTTAAAATAGATAGCAGTGCATTAAAAAGTGAATTAAGTGAAATTACTTCTAACAAAGAAATTAATATTAATTTAATGTCTCCGCTAGTCAATAATAATTCTAAAATCATCAGTGAAAATGTTTTAAATATAAATTCAAATGGTTTAGAAAATAATAACGGATATATTTCTGCAAATTCTGCAAGCTTAAATTTCAATGGAAATGAAGTAAATAATCAATCTGGAAAAATAATTGTTGAAAACGATATTGATTTAAATTCTAGTTACTTAAATAATTCCAATGGAATGATAGTGTCAGGAAAAAATGTTAAAATTAATACAAATAGTAATAATTTAAATAATTCTAATGGAGTTTTGAAGGCTGAAGGTTTTATAGATGTTAATGCAATAAATAGTGAAATAAATAATACAAGTGGTAAGATTATTTCAAATGAAAAAATCACTTTAAATTCACTATTTATAAATAATAATTATGCTGAAATAAATTCAGGTAATGTGGAAATAAATTCTTCTCTTAGTAATTCTTATGGGATTGTTAATTCAACAAATAGTATTGAATTAAAAGGGGATTTAGTATTAAATAATGAAGGTAAAATTCTAGCAGAAAAAAATGTCATAATTGATTCAAACCAGAAAAATATAAATAATAACTATGGAAATATTTTATCAAATGGAAAAATTTCACTGAATTCGAATAGTATTGATAATAATTCTGGGTTTATTAGTGGCTATAAAGAAATAATTGTAGCGAGTAATTATATTTCTAATAATGAAGGACGAATATTATCTGCTAGTGGTGATATAAGTATAACTAAAGGTGAGTTAAATAATAATTTTGGAATTGTAAATGCAAGAGATAGTATTAAAATAAATTCTGAAAATATAAATAATTCAAAGGGTACAATTGTCGGAAGTAATCTTGATATTTTTACGAATGATATTGATAACAGAAATGGTGAGATTTTAGGAAAGAATAAAATTGATATTACCAGTAAAAATATTGATAATAGTTATGGATCTATTAATTCAGAAAATATTTTAAAAGTAAATTCTAGTAATTATGATGTATTAAATAATTATGGAAAAATATCTGCAAAAAATGATTTACAATTATTATCTAATAATTTGCAAAATTCAAATGGAAATATTTCATCAGGAAATAAAGGAAGTATTGAAACTAATAAGATTGAAAATATAAATGGTGAAATAATATCAAAAATTAATTTAAATATAAAATCAACTGAAATTACAAATTCTGGTCAGATACAATCATTAGGAAATTTAGATGTCAATAGTGCTGACCTTAAAAATTATAATGGAAATATAATTGCTGGAAATAACCTTAATATTAAGTCAAATATTGTAGAAAATATGAAAGGTAAAATAAATTCAGGAGATAATGTTACTATAGATGCAAAATCTATGGATAATACTGATGGTCAAATTAAAGCAAGAAGTACAACTATTAACTTATTGAATAATGGAAATTTAATTAATAAAAATGGAGAAATATTTGCTGAAGAATATTTAAAAATTAAAGCGGAATTATCATCAAATGATGGTGGAAAAATTCGTTCAAATGGTAATATGGTATTGGATTTTGAAGGAACTAATTTTAATAATGCTGGCGGAACAATTGAATCTGGAAAATCGATGCAAATATTTGCAAAAGAAATTGATAATTCAAAAGGAAAATTAAAAAGTGGAACAAATATAGATTTGCAAATAACTAATTTATTAAATAAAGAAGGTGAAATTAATGCTAAAGAAAATTTAAAATTAAAAGCAAATTCTGTTTTAAATATTCTAGGTAAATTTTTTGCAAAAAATCAAGATTTAAATTTAGGTGAAAATGGCATACTAAATAATGAAAATGGAGAATTATTTTCTGAAAAAAA of Pigmentibacter sp. JX0631 contains these proteins:
- a CDS encoding ShlB/FhaC/HecB family hemolysin secretion/activation protein: MKKNFAIFKFKKNFLITCATKSVFFSLQAIAQDLPNTPEQVIDEGIRRQEEKAKEYSDKIKKTDDVLAPEKEVDLSKEIPIEDNCFTINKIHFLGEHLEYFPWLDDEVKFILNKCVGLNGLQKVLNILNSELIKEGYVTSRVSISEQNISLGKIKFLVHVGKISEIKMIKKHNLEKIEDENWGTWKNAFPIKVGDVLNIRNLEQGIEQMRKLPSQKITTQIEPGNEINTSIVYILREEITILSRIRLGVTLDNSGTKAMGKSQIASFLAFDNLLGINDIFSLSAISNAENIYEENHSQSFTGNYLFPFKFSNFSISNTYSRYAQTITLTTAKILAKGYSNKTDFKWDYNVLRGASYKLGVYFNVSYKVAKSYIGDVEIIKQSRRITNSEVGFTYKKLIGRASIDYSLSYREGTSWFNAQPDEMQYNNDGMTIRPKIWLSSLSYQQLVLPWDYPIQFSSVTRFQYTQNKTGTADQFAIGNRYSVRGFDGENSLIAESGYSIKNDIYFPLKFLPEFMSSIAYFGADFGQVWGKSDIYLPGKILSGTVMGIQGKITKFHYDVALAAPIYKPEKFKSSIWNLYLTLSSNF